The following coding sequences lie in one Syntrophales bacterium genomic window:
- a CDS encoding rhodanese-like domain-containing protein, translating into MKKDVLFGLVVLALIVLPLGNNCFSQTSRSMIDPIVSTNWLSDNIGFPNLLILDVRNPDEYAKGHIFGAVNVPCLGNWYLNLFGKEFPWMELPEEKDLFATMGKTGITGNSIVVVVGRTADPMGVYAMADAARVAATIVYAGVKNVAILDGGYDKWAAEGRAASAEVVTPTPVTYAGAVLKKMFVSKDYVKKRSKKSLLVDARDADVYFGLIQEPWAQRPGHIPGAKCLATPWFWNLTKDKSGAVTYGTWKDANITREMALNVVGKDKSKEIIVYCGVGGYAGTLWFELHEVLGYTNVKIYDGSIQEWTADPKAPVVKYKCE; encoded by the coding sequence ATGAAAAAGGACGTATTGTTTGGCTTGGTGGTTTTGGCACTTATCGTCTTGCCCCTGGGTAATAATTGCTTTTCCCAAACATCCCGATCCATGATTGACCCTATTGTTTCCACTAATTGGTTATCAGATAATATTGGTTTTCCAAACCTGCTCATCCTTGATGTTCGAAATCCCGACGAATATGCAAAAGGTCATATTTTCGGCGCGGTAAATGTTCCCTGTCTCGGCAACTGGTATTTAAATCTCTTCGGCAAGGAATTCCCCTGGATGGAACTGCCTGAAGAGAAAGACCTTTTTGCCACCATGGGCAAAACGGGGATAACCGGCAATTCCATCGTAGTTGTTGTAGGCAGAACTGCTGATCCAATGGGGGTCTATGCTATGGCCGATGCTGCCAGGGTTGCAGCCACGATAGTGTATGCCGGTGTTAAAAACGTGGCCATCCTTGATGGAGGATACGACAAGTGGGCGGCAGAAGGGAGAGCTGCCTCTGCCGAAGTCGTTACGCCAACCCCGGTAACATATGCCGGCGCAGTACTTAAAAAAATGTTTGTCTCAAAGGACTATGTGAAGAAAAGGTCCAAAAAATCCCTTTTAGTTGATGCCAGAGATGCCGATGTTTATTTTGGGCTGATACAGGAACCCTGGGCACAGAGACCAGGGCATATCCCCGGGGCAAAATGTCTGGCGACACCCTGGTTCTGGAATTTAACAAAAGATAAAAGTGGCGCGGTCACTTACGGAACATGGAAAGATGCCAATATAACAAGGGAAATGGCTCTAAATGTGGTTGGTAAGGATAAATCCAAAGAGATCATTGTCTATTGTGGCGTTGGTGGATATGCGGGCACATTGTGGTTTGAGTTGCATGAAGTGTTGGGATATACTAATGTAAAGATATATGACGGCTCAATACAGGAA
- a CDS encoding ABC transporter ATP-binding protein translates to MLKVNSVSVFYGKIQVLWDVSLTIRQGEIVALVGTNGSGKTTLLNAITGLLPMASGSVEFQDKRIDGFKPNVIVELGISHIPEGRKLFPEMSVRENLEMGAYLRRVWDQKEQTMEQVFQLFPRLKARQSQLARTMSGGEQQMVAIGRGLMSKPKLLIIDEPSNGLAPLVVEEMFSIIQRLRDEGISIFLVEQNVQQTLEIADRAYVLENGRVTLSGESKQLLQDEMIKKAYLGL, encoded by the coding sequence GTGTTAAAAGTTAACAGCGTCAGTGTTTTTTATGGCAAGATTCAGGTGTTGTGGGATGTTTCTTTAACCATCAGGCAGGGGGAAATAGTCGCCTTGGTTGGCACCAATGGATCCGGCAAGACCACTTTGCTCAATGCAATAACCGGTTTGCTGCCCATGGCATCCGGGAGTGTGGAATTCCAGGACAAGAGAATAGATGGATTTAAGCCTAATGTTATCGTGGAGTTGGGGATTTCCCATATACCGGAGGGGCGAAAGCTTTTTCCCGAAATGTCGGTCCGCGAGAATCTGGAGATGGGCGCCTATCTCCGGCGCGTCTGGGATCAAAAGGAGCAGACCATGGAACAGGTCTTTCAGCTTTTTCCCAGATTAAAGGCAAGACAGTCACAATTGGCCAGGACAATGAGCGGCGGCGAGCAGCAGATGGTTGCCATCGGTCGGGGCTTGATGTCAAAACCGAAACTGCTCATCATCGATGAGCCCTCAAACGGACTGGCGCCGCTGGTTGTGGAGGAAATGTTCAGCATCATCCAGAGGCTTAGGGACGAAGGCATTTCAATTTTCCTGGTGGAGCAAAATGTACAACAGACGCTGGAGATAGCAGATCGGGCCTATGTGCTGGAAAACGGGCGCGTGACCCTGTCCGGAGAAAGTAAGCAGCTCCTTCAAGATGAGATGATAAAAAAGGCATATTTGGGTCTTTAA
- a CDS encoding ABC transporter ATP-binding protein, with the protein MPILEGQGVTEYFGGLTAVSSVDFHVEKNETVGLIGPNGAGKTTLFNLISGALSPKSGSIKFKGQDIAGVSPYKICRMGVARTFQTVKVFANMSVLDNVMLGSYFGISPGLSSADAVAKASEILAFVGLSGAILTPARDLTLSNQKRLEVARALATDPELILLDEIMAGLNQTEVVQAMDLITRIRCRGITIIMIEHVMKAIMNLCGRIIVLHHGSKIAEGTPEEIAVCEEVIKVYLGDKARVKS; encoded by the coding sequence ATGCCGATACTTGAAGGTCAAGGAGTGACCGAGTATTTTGGAGGACTGACTGCTGTTTCCAGTGTGGACTTCCATGTAGAAAAAAATGAAACGGTTGGGCTCATTGGTCCCAATGGGGCAGGCAAAACGACGTTGTTTAACTTGATATCGGGCGCTTTAAGTCCGAAATCAGGAAGCATTAAATTTAAAGGCCAGGATATCGCCGGTGTAAGTCCTTATAAGATATGCAGAATGGGAGTAGCAAGGACCTTTCAGACTGTCAAGGTCTTTGCGAATATGTCCGTTCTTGATAATGTTATGTTGGGATCCTATTTTGGGATATCGCCCGGGCTGTCATCAGCGGATGCCGTTGCAAAAGCATCGGAAATTTTGGCATTTGTCGGGTTATCCGGGGCGATATTAACCCCCGCCAGGGATCTCACTCTGAGCAATCAGAAACGGCTGGAAGTTGCCCGGGCGTTGGCAACCGATCCGGAACTCATTTTGCTGGACGAGATAATGGCAGGATTAAATCAGACCGAGGTCGTTCAGGCGATGGATTTGATCACGAGAATCAGGTGCAGGGGGATTACCATTATTATGATTGAGCACGTCATGAAAGCCATCATGAACCTGTGCGGGCGGATCATTGTGCTTCACCATGGTTCAAAGATTGCTGAAGGAACGCCAGAGGAAATTGCTGTCTGCGAAGAAGTTATCAAGGTATATCTGGGGGATAAGGCCCGTGTTAAAAGTTAA
- a CDS encoding branched-chain amino acid ABC transporter permease translates to MDIMKVACKKYLGLVLSLIFLILLITSPLYAPRYSVILLTSILMYIIITVSWVMFSGPTGYVSLAPAAFFGAGVYTSALLGFVLPLPVVVVIGGLVSFCLAILVGALTLRLKGIYFVMFTFGLVQFLLHFVLWWEVNITGTTGRVVPTTDNTTVYYYMLAIFVILILVAHFIKNSRFGLALQSIGEYEEAAAHTGINVTGLKISMFAISAFFMGTAGAIMATRWTYIDPRIAFNPILSFMPVLMAIFGGMGHLLGPVIGAAIFTYLEEFLITRFPYYYMLIFGVILLVAILYLPEGIVGLVQKTWKRISERKNADT, encoded by the coding sequence ATGGATATTATGAAAGTTGCCTGCAAAAAATACCTGGGATTGGTTTTATCTTTGATTTTCCTGATCCTGCTGATTACGTCACCCCTCTATGCCCCCCGGTATTCGGTCATACTGCTGACCAGCATTTTAATGTATATTATCATTACGGTAAGCTGGGTCATGTTTTCCGGGCCTACAGGCTATGTCTCACTGGCCCCTGCGGCCTTCTTCGGGGCAGGCGTGTATACGTCGGCCCTGCTCGGGTTTGTGTTACCCTTGCCTGTCGTTGTCGTGATCGGCGGGCTGGTCAGTTTTTGTCTGGCGATCCTGGTTGGGGCTTTGACCCTGCGCCTGAAGGGCATATATTTTGTCATGTTCACCTTTGGGCTTGTTCAATTCCTCCTCCATTTTGTCCTTTGGTGGGAAGTAAATATAACAGGCACGACCGGGAGGGTGGTTCCTACCACGGACAACACCACGGTCTATTACTATATGCTCGCTATTTTTGTGATATTGATACTTGTCGCCCATTTTATAAAAAATTCCAGATTCGGGTTAGCCCTGCAGAGTATCGGGGAATATGAGGAGGCAGCGGCTCATACCGGCATCAATGTAACGGGTTTGAAAATCTCCATGTTTGCGATCAGCGCCTTTTTTATGGGAACGGCGGGGGCAATCATGGCGACAAGATGGACGTACATTGATCCGAGAATTGCCTTCAACCCGATTCTTTCTTTCATGCCGGTCCTGATGGCTATCTTTGGCGGTATGGGACATCTGTTGGGCCCTGTCATTGGCGCCGCTATCTTTACCTACCTGGAAGAATTTTTAATAACCAGGTTCCCCTATTACTACATGCTCATTTTTGGCGTCATACTGCTGGTCGCGATCCTGTATTTGCCGGAGGGTATTGTCGGGTTGGTACAAAAAACATGGAAAAGAATTTCGGAGAGGAAAAATGCCGATACTTGA
- a CDS encoding branched-chain amino acid ABC transporter permease: MIVRILDVVIAGLLMGGIYALIAVGLSLQYGVARVLNIAHGEFIMLGAFTTWALYTLWGINPLVSLAFSGPVTFIIGFILYRTLFTRLRTSAATPAAYEGNSMLACFALLFIIQNVAILIWGADIKGYSFLAVSVNFWGAKFSANRLITLGFAVVIGLVFYLFMARTRFGKAIRAAAQDSSAAELMGVNINQVLAICFGFGALMAGLGGSLISMSFQIQPTMGLEYTMIALIVIVLGGLGSIPGSFIGGFLLGLVGSIVTSIQPGLSLVAYYVIFMLMLLARPTGIWGK; this comes from the coding sequence ATGATTGTAAGAATCCTGGACGTAGTGATTGCCGGTTTACTGATGGGCGGCATCTATGCTCTTATTGCCGTAGGGTTAAGTCTGCAATATGGGGTTGCCCGGGTGCTGAATATCGCCCACGGCGAATTTATCATGCTCGGCGCCTTCACCACCTGGGCTCTGTACACCCTTTGGGGGATCAATCCCCTGGTTTCCCTGGCCTTTTCAGGACCTGTAACATTTATCATTGGTTTTATACTTTATCGAACCTTGTTCACACGCCTCAGAACTTCGGCTGCAACCCCGGCCGCCTATGAGGGCAACTCCATGCTGGCCTGCTTCGCCCTGCTTTTTATCATTCAGAACGTCGCCATCCTGATCTGGGGAGCCGACATCAAGGGCTACTCCTTCCTGGCTGTTTCAGTTAATTTCTGGGGAGCGAAGTTTTCGGCTAATCGGCTGATAACCTTGGGATTTGCAGTGGTAATTGGTTTGGTTTTTTACCTTTTCATGGCCCGTACCCGTTTCGGGAAAGCGATCAGGGCCGCAGCTCAGGATTCATCGGCAGCCGAACTCATGGGTGTGAACATCAACCAGGTGCTGGCCATCTGTTTCGGCTTTGGCGCCTTGATGGCGGGGTTGGGCGGTTCACTTATCAGCATGTCCTTCCAGATTCAACCGACGATGGGGCTCGAATACACCATGATTGCCCTTATTGTGATCGTTTTGGGGGGGTTGGGCAGTATCCCGGGAAGTTTCATCGGGGGTTTTCTGCTGGGACTCGTGGGCAGCATTGTAACCTCTATCCAGCCAGGTCTGTCACTGGTTGCCTATTACGTAATCTTCATGCTTATGCTCCTGGCAAGGCCAACCGGCATCTGGGGAAAATAG